One genomic window of Candidatus Omnitrophota bacterium includes the following:
- a CDS encoding FtsQ-type POTRA domain-containing protein, which produces MAKKYRAAPGLLPRVGRWILAQARAIATHPHSLVCSLLLGLALWGMALALRRADVFRIARVELPERPALSLPQSVIGANLWAVDLQALAAALKAQQPALRTVRVIRQLPNTLRIEAVPRRPVAVVQLGSWYPVDAGGFVLPEPSSLPQESMVRLTGLSQRSVKPGRESADERLQLALRLLARLKQAPPLVARHLAEIDVADDHEIRFLLRLSAQGDTEVRCGSEQELDQQLRRLQAALNVMTRQVLPARYIDVRFPEPVIAPRT; this is translated from the coding sequence ATGGCAAAAAAATATCGAGCGGCACCAGGCCTACTCCCGCGCGTAGGGCGGTGGATCCTCGCGCAGGCGCGGGCCATTGCGACGCATCCGCATTCGCTGGTGTGCAGCCTGCTGCTGGGTCTGGCCCTGTGGGGCATGGCGCTCGCCCTGCGGCGGGCGGATGTGTTCCGCATCGCGCGCGTGGAGCTGCCGGAGCGTCCCGCCTTGTCACTGCCCCAATCCGTGATCGGGGCGAATCTCTGGGCGGTGGATCTGCAAGCCCTCGCAGCCGCATTGAAGGCGCAGCAGCCCGCCTTGCGCACCGTGCGGGTTATTCGCCAATTGCCCAACACGCTGCGCATCGAAGCCGTGCCGCGGCGGCCGGTGGCGGTGGTCCAGCTTGGCTCTTGGTATCCGGTGGATGCCGGAGGGTTCGTGCTGCCGGAGCCATCCAGCCTGCCGCAGGAGTCGATGGTTCGGCTCACCGGCCTCTCGCAGCGGTCGGTGAAACCCGGCCGGGAGTCTGCCGATGAACGGTTGCAATTGGCCCTCCGCCTGCTCGCGCGCCTGAAACAGGCTCCGCCGCTGGTCGCGCGGCATCTGGCCGAAATCGATGTGGCCGACGATCACGAAATCCGTTTTCTCCTGCGCTTATCTGCGCAGGGAGACACCGAGGTCCGATGCGGATCGGAGCAGGAGCTTGATCAGCAATTACGCCGGCTGCAGGCGGCCTTGAACGTGATGACCAGGCAGGTGCTGCCGGCGCGCTACATCGACGTGCGATTCCCCGAACCCGTGATTGCGCCGAGAACATAA
- the lspA gene encoding signal peptidase II has translation MRLPWIISALTLATDQVTKFVVAASCVPGQRHPLFPPVLSLTYVQNTGAAFGMLKGLSALLIVISLLVVGWLTWEVISKPALPRLAQWGSGLIIGGAVGNLIDRLRFGYVIDFIDVRVWPVFNIGDSAITIGVSLLIWYSLRRR, from the coding sequence ATGCGCCTGCCGTGGATCATTAGCGCCCTAACGCTGGCCACCGACCAAGTCACAAAGTTCGTCGTCGCCGCCTCGTGCGTGCCTGGCCAACGCCATCCCCTGTTTCCCCCAGTGCTGTCTCTGACCTATGTCCAAAATACGGGGGCGGCCTTCGGCATGCTCAAAGGGTTGTCAGCGCTGTTGATTGTGATCTCACTCCTCGTCGTGGGATGGCTCACATGGGAGGTGATCAGCAAGCCAGCGCTCCCGAGGCTTGCGCAATGGGGCAGCGGCCTGATCATCGGAGGGGCGGTCGGCAATCTCATCGATCGGCTTCGCTTCGGTTACGTCATCGACTTTATCGACGTCCGCGTCTGGCCGGTGTTCAACATCGGCGACTCAGCCATCACCATCGGCGTCTCGCTCCTGATATGGTATTCACTTCGGCGACGATAA
- the murB gene encoding UDP-N-acetylmuramate dehydrogenase, giving the protein MPWPHRCVRAREPLADHTSFRIGGPAEWFAEPSSLDELIGVLREARRAGLPMSIVGGGTNTLAADRGARGLVVHLGRGFRTLEDCSDPEEPEARVACGAALLTQRLVYLATVHGWGELERLAGLPGQLGGAVAMNAQEIGRFVRRIHFVTFDGALRELTGEQLQFRYRYAALEPGIVTRLELAFPKVPPADAYERIRQALAYRNSTQEFRLPSAGCAFKNPPGVGAGRLIDQAGLKGARIGDAQVSLRHANFIVNIGRATCDDVLSLMEHVQRRVHRVFGVTLEPEVRMIGEKL; this is encoded by the coding sequence ATGCCGTGGCCACACAGATGCGTTCGAGCGCGTGAGCCGCTCGCCGACCATACCAGTTTTCGCATCGGCGGGCCGGCCGAATGGTTCGCCGAGCCCTCCAGCCTTGATGAGCTCATCGGCGTGCTGCGCGAAGCGCGACGTGCCGGCCTGCCGATGTCCATCGTCGGCGGAGGCACGAACACGCTGGCGGCGGATCGAGGGGCCCGCGGGCTGGTCGTGCACCTCGGGCGCGGCTTTCGCACGCTTGAAGACTGCAGCGATCCCGAGGAGCCCGAGGCGCGCGTGGCCTGCGGCGCAGCGCTCCTCACGCAGCGGCTGGTGTATCTGGCGACCGTCCACGGGTGGGGCGAGCTGGAGCGGCTGGCCGGATTGCCTGGGCAATTGGGCGGGGCCGTCGCCATGAATGCGCAGGAGATCGGCCGGTTCGTGCGCCGCATCCACTTCGTGACGTTTGACGGAGCCCTCCGCGAGCTGACCGGCGAGCAGCTCCAGTTCCGCTATCGGTACGCCGCGCTGGAGCCGGGCATTGTCACGCGGCTTGAGCTGGCGTTTCCCAAGGTGCCGCCGGCCGACGCCTATGAGCGGATTCGCCAGGCGCTGGCCTATCGGAATTCCACCCAGGAGTTTCGCCTGCCCTCGGCAGGCTGCGCGTTCAAAAATCCTCCTGGGGTCGGGGCCGGCCGCTTGATTGATCAGGCGGGCCTGAAAGGGGCTCGGATCGGCGATGCGCAGGTCTCGCTGCGCCATGCCAACTTTATCGTCAATATCGGGCGGGCGACGTGCGATGACGTGCTCTCGCTCATGGAGCATGTGCAGCGCCGCGTCCATCGAGTCTTTGGCGTGACCCTTGAGCCGGAAGTGCGCATGATCGGCGAGAAACTGTAG
- the ileS gene encoding isoleucine--tRNA ligase, producing the protein MDYKTTLNLPKTSFPMKADLPKREPQYLARWRDQDLHGHIRKARASGAPFILHDGPPYANGDIHIGHALNKILKDLIVRYKTMQGFNAPYVPGWDCHGMPIEHQLFKELKLTKHQIAQTEFRRKARAYAQRYVDVQRSQFQRLGVAGDWDRPYLTMAPEYELAILRVFRELVEAGYIYHGKKPVYWCASCETALAEAEVEYEDRHDTSIYVAFPVVEPPTVVPSGWRDVFQQPKRLAMAVWTTTPWTLPANVALCVHPQAKYVLLRAAGWDHDLFVAEALASRLAGVLHAGLPTTIGAIAGKELAGMRCAAPFGLPAATPAAQAGGRASVVVTDESVSMEEGTGIVHIAPGHGQEDYLIGQRYQLPVLSPVDHQGRLTTEVPEFAGQPVWEANEHIIQRLAADRRLLAQEIISHSYPHCWRCKQPVIFRATPQWFLKVDPSFRERLLKAARQVTWIPSVGLHRITGMLEHRPDWCLSRQRYWGTPIPMLHCVPCEQPLLDVAVIQQIEAALARQGVEAWFTESAQALAPDARCPTCSGAALRKETDILDVWFDSGVSHEAVLKARPELSWPAELYLEGSDQHRGWFQVSLIPSVALTGQPPYRSVLTHGFVVDGEGRKMSKSLGNVVAPQDVMQRYGADILRLWVASCDYRDDVRISEEILRQVAETYRKLRNTFRYVLANLYDFAPGEPGLTAADLPELDRWALGRAHEVLQDVTRAYDAYQFHDVVRAVYQFCVVDLSAFYLDALKDRLYTDAPTGAKRRCAQQVLYDILQLLVKILAPILVVTTEEVWDVMREAGWVREPSVHAATWPAAPTSSVTDEAFRSRWATFFAIRDVVMKALEDERSRGTIGSPLEARLTLIVSDAELQRLCETHRETLAEAFVVSEVRVELTPYERASLATGVPGLLRVRVERAAAAKCARCWKHLASVGDDAAHPELCARCAAVVGRVSTRQR; encoded by the coding sequence ATGGACTATAAGACCACGCTGAACTTGCCGAAGACCAGCTTCCCGATGAAGGCGGATTTGCCGAAGCGGGAGCCGCAGTATCTCGCCCGGTGGCGCGACCAGGACCTCCACGGCCACATCCGCAAGGCGCGCGCCTCCGGAGCGCCGTTTATCCTCCACGACGGTCCGCCGTATGCCAATGGCGACATCCATATCGGCCACGCGCTCAATAAAATCCTCAAAGATCTCATCGTGCGCTACAAAACGATGCAAGGGTTCAACGCGCCGTACGTGCCCGGGTGGGATTGCCACGGCATGCCCATCGAGCACCAGCTCTTTAAAGAATTGAAGCTGACGAAGCATCAGATTGCGCAGACCGAGTTCCGCCGGAAAGCGCGGGCCTACGCCCAGCGCTATGTCGATGTGCAGCGCAGCCAATTTCAGCGGCTCGGGGTCGCCGGCGACTGGGATCGGCCGTACCTGACCATGGCGCCGGAGTATGAGCTGGCCATCCTGCGCGTGTTTCGCGAGCTGGTGGAGGCCGGCTACATCTATCACGGCAAAAAACCGGTCTATTGGTGCGCCTCCTGCGAGACGGCCTTGGCCGAGGCTGAGGTGGAATACGAGGATCGGCACGACACGTCCATCTATGTGGCGTTTCCGGTGGTGGAGCCGCCGACCGTGGTGCCCTCCGGATGGCGCGATGTCTTTCAGCAACCCAAGCGGCTGGCCATGGCCGTCTGGACCACGACGCCCTGGACGTTGCCGGCTAATGTGGCTCTCTGCGTGCATCCGCAGGCGAAATATGTGCTGCTGCGCGCGGCCGGGTGGGATCATGATCTGTTTGTGGCCGAGGCACTCGCTAGCCGATTGGCCGGTGTCCTTCATGCGGGGCTTCCGACGACGATCGGCGCCATCGCGGGCAAGGAGCTCGCCGGGATGCGGTGCGCAGCCCCGTTCGGCCTGCCTGCCGCGACGCCCGCGGCGCAGGCAGGCGGCCGAGCCTCCGTCGTCGTGACCGATGAAAGCGTGTCCATGGAAGAGGGGACCGGCATCGTCCATATCGCGCCGGGCCATGGGCAGGAGGATTACCTCATCGGGCAGCGGTATCAGCTGCCGGTGCTCTCGCCCGTCGACCATCAAGGCCGCCTCACCACGGAGGTGCCGGAATTCGCCGGGCAGCCGGTGTGGGAGGCCAACGAACACATCATCCAACGCTTGGCGGCCGATCGGCGATTGCTCGCCCAGGAGATCATCTCCCATTCGTATCCCCATTGCTGGCGCTGCAAGCAGCCGGTCATCTTCCGCGCCACTCCGCAGTGGTTTCTCAAAGTGGATCCGTCGTTCCGCGAGCGATTGCTCAAGGCGGCGCGGCAGGTGACGTGGATTCCGAGCGTGGGATTGCATCGCATCACCGGCATGCTGGAGCATCGGCCGGATTGGTGCCTCTCCCGCCAGCGCTATTGGGGCACGCCGATTCCCATGCTGCATTGCGTGCCCTGCGAGCAGCCGCTGCTCGATGTGGCTGTGATCCAGCAAATCGAAGCGGCCCTCGCCCGGCAGGGGGTCGAGGCGTGGTTTACCGAATCGGCGCAGGCGCTGGCCCCGGACGCGCGTTGTCCGACGTGTTCAGGCGCCGCGCTCCGGAAAGAGACCGACATTCTCGATGTCTGGTTTGATTCCGGTGTGAGCCACGAGGCCGTGTTGAAAGCGCGCCCCGAGCTGAGCTGGCCGGCGGAATTGTATCTTGAGGGCTCCGACCAGCATCGCGGATGGTTTCAGGTGTCGCTGATTCCCTCCGTGGCCCTGACCGGCCAGCCGCCCTACCGCAGCGTCTTGACGCACGGCTTTGTGGTGGATGGCGAAGGGCGGAAGATGTCCAAGAGTTTAGGCAACGTGGTGGCACCCCAGGACGTCATGCAGCGCTATGGCGCCGACATCCTGCGCTTGTGGGTGGCCTCCTGCGACTATCGGGATGATGTGCGGATCTCGGAAGAGATCCTCCGCCAGGTCGCCGAAACCTACCGCAAGCTCCGCAACACCTTTCGGTATGTGCTGGCGAACCTGTATGATTTTGCGCCCGGGGAACCGGGGCTCACGGCGGCGGATCTGCCCGAGCTGGACCGCTGGGCGTTAGGGCGCGCGCACGAGGTCTTGCAGGATGTCACCCGCGCGTATGACGCCTACCAATTTCATGACGTGGTCCGCGCCGTCTATCAGTTTTGCGTGGTCGACCTCTCCGCCTTCTATCTGGATGCCCTGAAGGACCGGTTATACACCGACGCTCCGACGGGAGCCAAACGTCGCTGTGCACAGCAAGTGCTATATGATATACTGCAACTGTTGGTGAAAATCTTAGCCCCGATTCTCGTCGTGACGACGGAAGAAGTCTGGGACGTGATGCGCGAGGCGGGGTGGGTCCGGGAACCGTCGGTGCATGCGGCCACCTGGCCGGCGGCGCCCACGTCGAGCGTCACGGATGAAGCGTTCCGGAGCCGATGGGCGACGTTCTTTGCCATTCGCGATGTCGTGATGAAGGCGCTGGAGGACGAGCGCAGCCGGGGGACGATCGGCAGCCCGTTGGAGGCGCGTCTGACACTGATTGTCAGCGACGCCGAGCTGCAACGGCTCTGCGAGACGCACCGCGAGACGCTGGCTGAAGCGTTTGTGGTCTCGGAGGTGCGGGTGGAGCTGACCCCCTACGAGCGCGCGTCCTTGGCGACCGGCGTGCCTGGGCTCTTGCGGGTTCGCGTTGAGCGGGCGGCGGCGGCCAAGTGCGCTCGATGTTGGAAGCACCTGGCCAGCGTCGGAGACGATGCCGCGCATCCTGAGCTCTGCGCGCGGTGCGCTGCGGTGGTAGGGCGGGTGTCAACCCGCCAGCGGTAG
- the lgt gene encoding prolipoprotein diacylglyceryl transferase: MHPVLFSFGPVTLYTYGAMMVAAFLTATLLAAHVARRLPADQRPMNPERVVDFSSVILLGGLAGGRLFFILLHWDEFVPSPWEALALWHGGLVWYGGFVGGLAGAWLYVRAQRLNMLRVLDFYVPFLALGHAIGRIGCFFNGCCYGKPADSWCGVTFPGQNVRVIPTQLIEAICLAVLFLLLRSLQRPSVLKCSGRVFGAYLVGYAVIRFVVESLRGDQVVWVAGLTLQQVISLSVLLSGLLLVKKMAVPKSDSHQK; this comes from the coding sequence ATGCACCCCGTTCTCTTTTCCTTTGGCCCAGTCACGCTGTACACCTACGGCGCGATGATGGTCGCGGCGTTTCTGACGGCGACCCTCTTAGCGGCGCATGTCGCGCGGCGCCTGCCGGCCGATCAGCGGCCGATGAATCCTGAGCGCGTGGTGGATTTTTCGTCGGTCATTCTTCTGGGAGGGCTGGCGGGCGGCCGGCTCTTCTTTATCCTGCTGCACTGGGACGAGTTTGTTCCTTCGCCGTGGGAAGCGCTCGCCCTCTGGCATGGCGGGCTGGTGTGGTATGGAGGGTTTGTGGGGGGGCTGGCGGGTGCGTGGCTCTATGTGCGCGCGCAGCGGCTGAATATGCTGCGCGTCCTCGATTTCTACGTCCCATTTCTCGCTCTGGGCCATGCCATCGGACGGATCGGCTGTTTCTTCAACGGCTGCTGCTATGGCAAGCCCGCCGACAGCTGGTGCGGTGTGACGTTTCCGGGGCAAAATGTCCGGGTAATTCCGACACAGTTGATCGAAGCGATCTGTCTTGCAGTGCTATTTCTGTTGCTTCGAAGTCTGCAGCGTCCATCAGTGTTGAAGTGCTCGGGCCGTGTATTCGGCGCCTACCTGGTCGGCTATGCCGTCATTCGGTTTGTTGTGGAATCATTGCGTGGCGATCAGGTGGTGTGGGTCGCCGGCTTGACACTGCAACAGGTCATCAGCCTCAGCGTACTCCTCTCCGGCCTCCTTCTCGTGAAAAAAATGGCTGTCCCCAAAAGTGACAGTCACCAAAAGTGA
- a CDS encoding TraR/DksA C4-type zinc finger protein — translation MAFTKDHLKQFRQLLITERVKLAGEIRAIAQENSKSPREASGDLSAYTLHMADMAADTYERELSMNIVSSEQELLYQIDDALKRLDDGSFGLCQQCSEPITMSRLKAVPYASLCISCQRAKEQKPKK, via the coding sequence ATGGCGTTCACCAAAGATCATCTCAAGCAATTTCGGCAGCTCCTGATTACCGAGCGGGTCAAACTGGCCGGAGAAATCCGGGCCATCGCCCAAGAAAATTCGAAAAGCCCTCGGGAAGCTTCCGGCGACCTGTCGGCCTACACGCTGCACATGGCCGACATGGCGGCCGACACGTATGAGCGCGAGCTGTCCATGAATATCGTCTCCAGCGAGCAAGAGCTGCTGTATCAGATTGATGATGCGCTCAAGCGTCTTGATGACGGCAGCTTCGGCCTCTGCCAGCAGTGCAGCGAGCCCATCACCATGAGCCGCTTGAAGGCGGTTCCCTACGCATCACTCTGCATCAGTTGCCAACGCGCCAAAGAACAAAAACCCAAAAAGTGA
- a CDS encoding D-alanine--D-alanine ligase — translation MDQHLRVAVLMGGPSGEHDISLKSGQGVTDALRRRGVFAEPLIIPKVGSRGTACAFVSSSLQQQRPDVVFIALHGAFGEDGTVQQLCENLHLPYTGSDARASRLGMDKVASRRVFEEAGIAVPRWQIVNLREARSWKLEAGSKCQHPQLPAPSSQLPMIVKPVREGSSLGVSLVRRPEEFGPALRMAGQYGGEALIEEYIVGREVTVGILGEEPLPVVEIRPHQGWFDFAAKYTAGMTEYLVPAPLPPSVAEASQAAGLAAHRVLGCRHVSRADILLRNDQQPVVLEINTIPGFTPTSLLPKAAACAGISYDELCEQLVMMAWQKNIERHQAYSRA, via the coding sequence ATGGATCAGCATCTCAGAGTTGCGGTGCTCATGGGCGGTCCGTCCGGCGAGCATGACATCTCGCTCAAAAGCGGCCAGGGGGTGACGGACGCTTTGCGTCGTCGGGGCGTCTTCGCGGAGCCTCTCATCATTCCGAAAGTCGGCTCCCGCGGCACGGCGTGCGCCTTCGTTTCCTCGTCGCTGCAGCAGCAGCGTCCCGATGTCGTCTTTATCGCGCTGCACGGAGCTTTCGGCGAGGATGGCACCGTCCAACAACTCTGCGAGAATCTTCATCTGCCCTATACCGGATCGGATGCTCGTGCGAGCCGTCTCGGCATGGATAAGGTGGCCTCGCGCCGCGTCTTCGAGGAAGCGGGCATTGCTGTGCCGCGATGGCAAATCGTCAATCTCCGTGAAGCTAGGAGCTGGAAGCTAGAAGCTGGAAGCAAATGCCAACACCCCCAGCTCCCAGCTCCCAGCTCCCAGCTTCCTATGATAGTCAAGCCAGTGCGCGAAGGGTCAAGTCTCGGCGTTTCCTTGGTGCGGCGTCCGGAGGAGTTCGGGCCAGCGCTTCGCATGGCCGGACAGTATGGCGGCGAAGCGCTGATTGAAGAGTATATCGTGGGCAGAGAAGTGACGGTCGGCATCTTGGGCGAAGAGCCGCTCCCCGTCGTGGAAATTCGCCCGCATCAGGGATGGTTTGATTTCGCCGCAAAGTATACGGCCGGCATGACGGAGTATCTCGTGCCGGCTCCTCTGCCTCCGTCAGTGGCTGAGGCGTCGCAGGCGGCGGGGCTCGCCGCGCACCGCGTCTTGGGCTGTCGGCATGTGTCCCGCGCTGACATCCTGTTGCGCAACGATCAGCAGCCCGTCGTGCTGGAGATCAACACGATTCCCGGATTTACGCCGACGAGCCTGTTGCCGAAGGCCGCGGCGTGTGCCGGCATCTCCTACGATGAGCTCTGTGAGCAGCTGGTGATGATGGCATGGCAAAAAAATATCGAGCGGCACCAGGCCTACTCCCGCGCGTAG
- a CDS encoding RluA family pseudouridine synthase — MRTYQFHISAKEAGARLDQYLVQRLPQEVSRAMVQRGIRARLILVDGKPAKASTKLRSGSVVTAPFEELPAPARDVPLTPQDIPLEIVYEDDLLLVVNKPPGLVVHPAPGHWEGTLVNAILWHLASRKVARSQGRKESLDRAGIVHRLDKDTSGLLLVAKTAQAQLSLSRQLKARTVKRRYLAAVEGHLPLNTGTINAPLGRHATHRKEITVRHLGGRSAVTHYRVLHRDNVECRMSNVDSSFGIRHSKLAYSVVDIALETGRTHQIRVHMAHLGYPVLGDLTYGKRPASFWHSLGITRQLLHAYAIQFQHPSTHCSMALTCPPPEDMVARIPPQAISDIKRPFDI, encoded by the coding sequence ATGCGGACGTATCAGTTTCACATCAGCGCCAAGGAAGCCGGCGCGCGGCTGGATCAGTATCTTGTTCAGCGCTTACCCCAGGAGGTCTCGCGCGCCATGGTCCAGCGGGGGATTCGCGCCAGGCTGATTCTCGTCGATGGCAAACCGGCAAAGGCCAGCACCAAGTTGCGCAGCGGCAGTGTCGTGACCGCGCCATTTGAGGAGCTGCCGGCTCCAGCGCGCGATGTGCCGCTGACACCTCAGGACATTCCGCTCGAGATTGTGTATGAAGATGACCTACTGCTCGTCGTGAATAAGCCGCCTGGCCTCGTCGTCCATCCAGCGCCAGGGCATTGGGAGGGGACATTGGTCAACGCAATTTTATGGCATTTAGCAAGTCGCAAGGTCGCAAGGTCGCAAGGTCGCAAGGAATCGTTGGACCGGGCGGGGATTGTTCATCGACTCGATAAAGATACGTCTGGATTGTTGCTGGTGGCCAAGACGGCGCAAGCTCAACTCTCGCTCTCTCGTCAGCTCAAGGCGCGGACGGTCAAGCGGCGCTACCTGGCGGCGGTGGAGGGGCACCTTCCGCTGAATACCGGCACGATCAATGCGCCCCTGGGCCGCCACGCGACCCATCGCAAGGAAATAACCGTCCGGCATCTGGGCGGCCGATCCGCGGTGACGCACTACCGCGTCCTCCATCGAGATAATGTCGAATGTCGAATGTCGAATGTCGATTCGTCATTCGGCATTCGTCATTCGAAATTAGCCTATTCAGTTGTCGATATCGCGCTGGAAACAGGCCGGACGCACCAGATCCGCGTCCACATGGCTCACCTTGGCTACCCAGTGCTGGGCGACCTCACCTACGGCAAGCGCCCGGCCAGTTTTTGGCACTCGCTCGGGATCACCCGCCAGCTCCTCCATGCCTACGCCATCCAGTTCCAGCACCCCTCGACCCATTGCTCCATGGCCCTCACCTGTCCGCCGCCTGAAGACATGGTGGCGCGGATTCCCCCTCAAGCGATATCAGATATCAAACGCCCGTTTGATATCTGA
- a CDS encoding pyrroline-5-carboxylate reductase gives MTSLRSVRIGIIGAGKMGQALIKGLLATGLSPNALRAADADAATRKAVSQRFSVQVAEDNLGLVRWTNVVIVAVKPQQCHDVIVPLASELTPQHLVISIVAGITLRWWQAKLPGVPVVRVMPNLPATVGAGFSAIAWGPKVRPRHRAMARAIVHAVGEVAELPERHFDAITAVSGSGPAYVFSLVQMWEDAARALGLPKDVASAAIAQTLSGSVALLRASGEPAGALVSQVASKGGTTEAALKVFEQRRLRLHMMEALRAAAQRSKQLSERYQI, from the coding sequence ATGACGTCACTTCGCAGTGTCCGTATTGGCATCATTGGCGCGGGGAAGATGGGCCAGGCCCTCATCAAAGGCCTTTTAGCGACGGGCCTTTCGCCGAATGCCCTCCGCGCCGCTGACGCGGATGCGGCGACGCGCAAGGCCGTCAGCCAGCGCTTTTCCGTGCAGGTCGCCGAGGACAATCTCGGGCTCGTCCGGTGGACGAACGTGGTGATTGTTGCCGTCAAACCGCAGCAGTGTCACGATGTGATCGTGCCGCTGGCCTCCGAGTTGACCCCGCAGCATCTGGTGATTTCGATTGTGGCCGGGATCACGCTTCGATGGTGGCAGGCAAAGCTCCCTGGGGTGCCGGTGGTGCGGGTGATGCCGAATCTTCCGGCGACGGTGGGTGCCGGATTTTCCGCCATTGCGTGGGGGCCAAAGGTGCGCCCGCGCCATCGGGCGATGGCGCGCGCCATCGTTCACGCCGTGGGAGAGGTGGCGGAGCTTCCCGAGCGGCATTTCGATGCGATCACCGCCGTCAGCGGCTCAGGCCCCGCGTATGTCTTCTCCCTCGTGCAAATGTGGGAGGACGCCGCCCGGGCCCTGGGGCTGCCGAAGGATGTGGCGTCGGCCGCCATCGCCCAGACGCTCTCGGGTAGTGTGGCGCTGCTGCGCGCCAGCGGGGAGCCGGCCGGCGCGCTCGTGAGCCAGGTCGCCTCGAAGGGGGGTACGACGGAAGCGGCGCTCAAAGTCTTTGAGCAGCGACGCCTGAGACTCCATATGATGGAGGCGCTCCGGGCCGCCGCGCAGCGCTCCAAACAACTGTCAGAACGATATCAGATATGA
- a CDS encoding YggS family pyridoxal phosphate-dependent enzyme: protein MGGAGHRHDGDHQPQRAHPAADRPRPPGRVGTGDRRAGAGHPRLHQWRAEAIPPIRRPPHQPHPHHPHRVFLKPYQISKRHLISDIARARVATVLADCLQSVRDRIAKACQRSGRSPSAVTLIGVTKTVPVERIEEAVTAGLTDLGENRVQEARAKHVVLSRFQLPASSFQRNVRWHMIGHLQSNKARQAVEIFDVMHSVDSLPLIEVLEREAAKQSKAVDVLIQVNVSGEAAKSGCRPDETQGLAQALMNTSHLKLTGLMTIPPLADSPEASRPFFRQLRELRDTLQRGPLGHSATRPLQLSMGMSHDFEVAIEEGADVVRIGTAIFGARAT, encoded by the coding sequence ATGGGTGGAGCAGGCCACCGGCATGACGGCGACCATCAGCCGCAGCGCGCGCACCCAGCGGCTGACCGACCTCGCCCGCCAGGTCGCGTTGGCACCGGCGATCGGCGTGCTGGAGCAGGCCACCCGCGCCTTCACCAATGGCGTGCCGAGGCCATCCCACCGATTCGTCGACCGCCTCATCAGCCGCACCCGCACCATCCTCACCGAGTATTTCTAAAGCCATATCAGATATCAAAACGCCATTTGATATCTGATATCGCTCGTGCTAGAGTAGCCACCGTGTTAGCCGATTGTCTCCAGTCAGTTCGAGACCGCATCGCAAAGGCCTGCCAGCGCAGCGGCCGTTCCCCATCAGCCGTGACGCTGATTGGCGTGACCAAAACCGTGCCGGTCGAGCGGATCGAGGAAGCAGTCACGGCTGGCTTGACGGATCTTGGCGAAAATCGCGTCCAAGAAGCTCGAGCGAAGCACGTCGTTCTTTCTCGCTTCCAGCTTCCAGCTTCCAGCTTCCAGCGGAATGTGCGGTGGCACATGATTGGTCATTTGCAGTCGAATAAGGCCAGGCAGGCCGTCGAAATCTTTGACGTCATGCATTCAGTCGATTCGCTTCCTCTCATCGAGGTCTTGGAACGCGAAGCGGCCAAACAGTCGAAAGCGGTTGACGTCTTGATCCAAGTCAACGTCTCGGGGGAAGCGGCCAAAAGCGGCTGCCGCCCCGACGAAACGCAAGGATTAGCGCAAGCCCTCATGAACACCTCGCACCTGAAACTCACCGGCCTTATGACCATTCCTCCTCTCGCTGATAGCCCCGAAGCCTCGCGTCCCTTCTTCCGCCAATTACGCGAACTTCGCGATACGCTTCAGCGAGGACCACTCGGCCACTCGGCCACTCGGCCACTGCAGTTATCCATGGGCATGTCCCACGATTTTGAGGTCGCCATCGAGGAAGGCGCGGATGTCGTCCGCATCGGCACGGCGATCTTTGGGGCGCGAGCCACATGA
- a CDS encoding YggT family protein, whose product MFVLANALEAIAVIADKVLWIYSLILLIAILLTWVNPDPFNPIVQFLRAATEPVLDWIRRHLPFVVIGMLDLSPIVAFLGIQLIQMVVIRTLLDVAIRLR is encoded by the coding sequence ATGTTCGTTCTGGCTAACGCGCTGGAGGCGATTGCCGTCATCGCGGATAAAGTGCTGTGGATCTACAGCCTCATCCTGCTGATCGCCATCCTGCTGACCTGGGTGAACCCGGATCCGTTCAATCCGATCGTGCAGTTTCTCCGCGCCGCGACCGAACCCGTGCTGGACTGGATCCGGCGCCATCTGCCGTTTGTGGTGATAGGCATGCTGGATCTGTCCCCCATCGTCGCGTTTCTTGGCATTCAACTCATTCAGATGGTGGTGATCCGCACCCTCTTGGACGTGGCCATCCGCCTCCGCTGA